A portion of the Coturnix japonica isolate 7356 chromosome 4, Coturnix japonica 2.1, whole genome shotgun sequence genome contains these proteins:
- the KIAA0232 gene encoding uncharacterized protein KIAA0232 homolog isoform X3 — MSSGIETLVEELCSKLKDLQSKQEEKIHKKLEGSLSPEADLSPTAKDQVEMYYEAFPPLSEKPVCLQEIMTVWNKSKVCSYSSSSSSSTAPPTSTDTSSPKDCNSESEVTKDRSNKVPAAVHERTQQKKSKNEKENKFSNNAVEDKPVLYKKQVRHKSEGKMRPRSWSSGSSEAGSSSSGNQGEYKASMKCIKVRHKTREVRNKKGRNGQSRLAVKSGEKADRKVHSGSSSSSSSGSIKQLCKRGKRPFKEIGRKEAGGNDGKDLYIDSRNEKEYKEEPLWYTEPITEYFVPLSRKSKLETTYRNREDICGITSEAVEELSESVHGLCISNNYVHKTYLAAGTFIDGHFVEMPAVLNEDIDLAGTSVCSQPEDDKYLDDVHLSELTHFYEVDIDQSMLDPGASDTMQGESRILNMIRQKSKEKNDFEAECCIVLDGMELQGESAIWTDSTSSVGAEGWFLQDLSNLAQFWECCSSSSSGDADGESFGGDSPIRFSPILDSTMLNSHMLAGNQELFSDINEGSGINSCFSVFEVQCSNSVLPFSFETLNLGNENADSSSTANILGKTQSRLLIWTKNSAFDENEHCSNLSTRTCSPWSHSEETRSDNETLNIPYEESTQFNAEDINYVVPRVSSGYVDEEILDFLPEETCQQQARTLGEMPALIFKKKSKLESVCGIQLEQKAESKDFETTQGCSASSPHEDGYSSGVIKDIWTNMTDRNSAAMLEIEGVEDELFSTDVNNYCCCLDTEAKVETLQEPNKAVQRSEYHLWEGQKENLEKRAFVSNDLSKVDGGDYTTPSKPWDVNQDKENSFILGGVYGELKTFNSDGEWAVVPPSHSKGSLLQCAASDVVTIAGTDVFMTPGNSFAPGHRQLWRPFVSFEQSDQSKSGDNGLNKGFSFIFHEDLLGACGNFQVEEPGLEYSFSSFDLNNPFSQVLHVECSFEPEGIASFSPSFKPKSILCSDSDSEVLHPRICGVDRTQYRAIRISPRTHFRPISASELSPGGGSESEFESEKDEGSIAVPSQVDVFEDPQADLKPLEEDAEKEGHYYGKSELESGKFLPRLKKSGMEKSAQTSLDSQEETAAILPAGSQDPCLECSMKESLDGRVMESSKVNCRIVEPREETSRFCSCKAECRFPTYEDNPVSSGELEEFPVLNTDLQRMSGSQEKQCWWEKALYSPLFPASQCEECYTNAKGENGVGEFADVKEIPNDDEHLLDFNMVSSVYEARCADDINAEAKPNGFRKKIYSSDSSSSEDTASEGGSEWADPCEEELFSRTQL, encoded by the exons aGGAGAAGATTCACAAAAAGTTAGAAGGCTCATTGTCTCCTGAGGCTGATTTATCTCCCACAGCAAAGGATCAAGTagaaat GTACTATGAagcatttcctcctctttctgaAAAGCCAGTTTGCCTGCAGGAAATTATGACTGTATGGAATAAATCCAAAGTATGCTCTTACTCTAGCTCCTCATCTTCATCCACTGCTCCACCAACTAGCACAGATACATCTTCTCCAAAGGACTGCAATAGTGAAAGTGAAGTAACTAAAGACCGAAGTAATAAAGTACCTGCCGCTGTGCACGAAAGAacccagcagaagaaaagtaaaaatgagaaagaaaacaagtttagTAATAATGCTGTTGAGGATAAGCCTGTTTTGTATAAAAAACAAGTCCGACATAAGTCTGAAGGAAAGATGCGTCCTCGCTCCTGGTCATCGGGATCCAGTGAGGCTGGCTCGAGTTCTAGTGGTAATCAAGGTGAATACAAGGCATCAATGAAATGCATTAAAGTAAGACACAAAACAAGAGAGGTTCGAAATAAAAAAGGGCGTAATGGGCAAAGCAGGCTTGCAGTGAAATCTGGTGAAAAGGCCGATAGAAAAGTCCACAGCGGgagcagtagcagcagcagcagcgggtCCATCAAACAGCTGTGCAAAAGAGGTAAAAGGCCATTCAaagaaattggaagaaaagaagctggCGGTAATGACGGAAAAGATTTGTACATAgacagcagaaatgagaaggaatatAAAGAAGAACCCTTGTGGTATACTGAGCCGATTACAGAGTACTTTGTTCCTCTTAGCAGAAAAAGCAAGCTGGAGACTACATACCGCAACAGAGAAGATATATGTGGCATAACATCAGAAGCTGTAGAAGAGTTGTCTGAATCAGTGCATGGTCTTTGTATTAGCAACAATTATGTTCATAAAACATACCTCGCAGCAGGTACTTTCATCGATGGTCACTTTGTAGAAATGCCTGCAGTTCTAAATGAGGATATTGACCTCGCTGGGACCTCAGTTTGTTCTCAACCAGAGGACGACAAATATTTAGATGATGTTCATCTGTCAGAACTAACACACTTCTATGAAGTGGATATTGATCAATCCATGTTGGATCCTGGTGCCTCAGATACGATGCAAGGGGAGAGTCGGATTTTAAATATGATTCGacaaaagagtaaagaaaaaaatgattttgaggCAGAATGTTGCATAGTGTTAGATGGAATGGAGTTGCAAGGGGAAAGTGCAATATGGACAGATTCAACCAGCTCTGTTGGTGCTGAAGGGTGGTTCTTGCAAGACCTTAGTAATTTAGCTCAATTTTGGGAGTGCTGTTCATCTTCTAGTTCTGGCGATGCAGATGGAGAAAGTTTTGGAGGAGATTCTCCTATCAGATTCTCCCCCATCTTAGACAGCACAATGCTTAATTCACATATGCTTGCTGGCAATCAAGAGCTCTTTTCAGATATTAATGAAGGGTCTGGTATaaactcttgtttttcagtgtttgaagtGCAATGCAGTAACTCTGTTTTACCgttttcttttgaaacactCAACttgggaaatgaaaatgcagattcTAGTAGCACTGCTAATATTCTTGGGAAAACACAGTCTAGGTTGCTAATATGGACCAAAAATAGTGCCTTCGATGAAAATGAACACTGTTCCAATCTTTCAACGAGAACTTGTAGTCCATGGTCACACTCGGAAGAAACACGTTCAGACAATGAGACTTTAAATATTCCATATGAAGAATCCACACAATTTAATGCAGAAGATATTAATTATGTAGTTCCTAGAGTGTCTTCGGGTTATGTAGATGAAGAAATTCTAGACTTTTTGCCAGAAGAAACCTGCCAGCAACAAGCGAGAACTTTAGGAGAAATGCCCGCTTtgattttcaaaaagaaatctaagCTAGAATCTGTCTGTGGTATTCAGCTagagcaaaaagcagaaagtaaagaCTTCGAAACTACACAGGGGTGTAGTGCAAGCAGTCCGCATGAAGATGGCTACAGCTCAGGGGTTATTAAAGATATTTGGACAAATATGACAGACAGAAATTCTGCGGCGATGTTAGAAATAGAAGGAGTAGAAGATGAATTGTTTTCAACAGATGTAAATAActattgctgctgtttggatACAGAAGCAAAAGTCGAAACCCTCCAGGAGCCCAATAAAGCAGTGCAGAGATCAGAGTATCACCTTTGGGAAGGTCAAAAAGAGAATTTAGAGAAGAGAGCGTTTGTCTCAAATGATTTATCAAAAGTAGATGGTGGTGACTATACTACACCGTCGAAACCTTGGGATGTTAACCAAGataaagaaaactcatttataCTTGGTGGTGTGTATGGGgagctgaaaacatttaacaGTGATGGAGAATGGGCAGTGGTGCCCCCTAGTCACTCGAAAGGAAGCTTATTGCAATGTGCAGCTTCTGATGTGGTGACAATTGCTGGTACGGATGTTTTTATGACTCCGGGTAATAGCTTTGCCCCTGGTCATAGGCAATTATGGAGGCCATTTGTATCATTTGAACAGAGCGATCAATCGAAGAGTGGAGATAATGGATTAAATAagggtttttcttttatcttccaTGAAGACTTACTGGGAGCTTGTGGTAACTTTCAAGTTGAAGAACCAGGGCTTGAATACTCATTCTCTTCCTTTGACCTGAACAATCCATTTTCTCAAGTTCTTCACGTAGAGTGTTCGTTTGAACCAGAAGGAATCGCATCCTTCAGCCCTAGTTTTAAACCTAAGTCAATTCTGTGCTCTGATTCAGACAGTGAGGTTTTACACCCCAGAATATGTGGTGTTGATCGAACGCAATACAGGGCAATAAGGATTTCTCCAAGGACTCACTTTCGCCCAATTTCTGCATCTGAACTTTCTCCAGGTGGTGGAAGTGAGTCAGAATTTGAGTCAGAAAAAGATGAGGGAAGTATTGCTGTCCCTTCTCAAGTAGATGTGTTTGAGGATCCACAAGCGGATCTCAAACCTCTGgaagaagatgcagaaaaagaagggCATTATTATGGAAAATCAGAGCTCGAATCTGGAAAATTCCTTCCCAGATTAAAGAAGTCTGGAATGGAGAAGAGTGCACAAACATCATTGGATTCCCAAGAAGAGACTGCTGCGATTTTACCAGCAGGAAGCCAAGATCCATGTTTAGAATGCAGTATGAAAGAATCCCTAGATGGGAGGGTGATGGAGAGCTCTAAAGTAAACTGCAGAATAGTGGAGCCGCGAGAGGAGACTAGCAGGTTTTGCAGTTGTAAAGCAGAATGCCGTTTCCCCACTTATGAAGATAATCCTGTTTCTTCAGGAGAGCTTGAAGAG TTTCCTGTATTGAATACTGATCTGCAGAGAATGAGTGGCAGCCAggaaaagcagtgctggtgggaaAAGGCGCTCTATTCTCCCCTTTTTCCTGCGTCACAGTGTGAAG AGTGTTACACAAATGCCAAGGGAGAGAATGGTGTGGGAGAATTTGCAGATGTAAAGGAGATACCCAATGATGATGAACACCTTTTAGATTTTAACATG GTTTCTTCTGTTTATGAAGCAAGATGTGCAGATGATATCAACGCCGAGGCAAAACCAAACGGCTTCAGGAAGAAGATCTACTCCAGTGATAGCTCCAGCTCTGAGGACACCGCTTCGGAAGGTGGCAGCGAATGGGCCGATCCGTGTGAGGAGGAGCTTTTTTCTCGAACTCAACTCTAA
- the KIAA0232 gene encoding uncharacterized protein KIAA0232 homolog isoform X4, translating into MTVWNKSKVCSYSSSSSSSTAPPTSTDTSSPKDCNSESEVTKDRSNKVPAAVHERTQQKKSKNEKENKFSNNAVEDKPVLYKKQVRHKSEGKMRPRSWSSGSSEAGSSSSGNQGEYKASMKCIKVRHKTREVRNKKGRNGQSRLAVKSGEKADRKVHSGSSSSSSSGSIKQLCKRGKRPFKEIGRKEAGGNDGKDLYIDSRNEKEYKEEPLWYTEPITEYFVPLSRKSKLETTYRNREDICGITSEAVEELSESVHGLCISNNYVHKTYLAAGTFIDGHFVEMPAVLNEDIDLAGTSVCSQPEDDKYLDDVHLSELTHFYEVDIDQSMLDPGASDTMQGESRILNMIRQKSKEKNDFEAECCIVLDGMELQGESAIWTDSTSSVGAEGWFLQDLSNLAQFWECCSSSSSGDADGESFGGDSPIRFSPILDSTMLNSHMLAGNQELFSDINEGSGINSCFSVFEVQCSNSVLPFSFETLNLGNENADSSSTANILGKTQSRLLIWTKNSAFDENEHCSNLSTRTCSPWSHSEETRSDNETLNIPYEESTQFNAEDINYVVPRVSSGYVDEEILDFLPEETCQQQARTLGEMPALIFKKKSKLESVCGIQLEQKAESKDFETTQGCSASSPHEDGYSSGVIKDIWTNMTDRNSAAMLEIEGVEDELFSTDVNNYCCCLDTEAKVETLQEPNKAVQRSEYHLWEGQKENLEKRAFVSNDLSKVDGGDYTTPSKPWDVNQDKENSFILGGVYGELKTFNSDGEWAVVPPSHSKGSLLQCAASDVVTIAGTDVFMTPGNSFAPGHRQLWRPFVSFEQSDQSKSGDNGLNKGFSFIFHEDLLGACGNFQVEEPGLEYSFSSFDLNNPFSQVLHVECSFEPEGIASFSPSFKPKSILCSDSDSEVLHPRICGVDRTQYRAIRISPRTHFRPISASELSPGGGSESEFESEKDEGSIAVPSQVDVFEDPQADLKPLEEDAEKEGHYYGKSELESGKFLPRLKKSGMEKSAQTSLDSQEETAAILPAGSQDPCLECSMKESLDGRVMESSKVNCRIVEPREETSRFCSCKAECRFPTYEDNPVSSGELEEFPVLNTDLQRMSGSQEKQCWWEKALYSPLFPASQCEECYTNAKGENGVGEFADVKEIPNDDEHLLDFNMVSSVYEARCADDINAEAKPNGFRKKIYSSDSSSSEDTASEGGSEWADPCEEELFSRTQL; encoded by the exons ATGACTGTATGGAATAAATCCAAAGTATGCTCTTACTCTAGCTCCTCATCTTCATCCACTGCTCCACCAACTAGCACAGATACATCTTCTCCAAAGGACTGCAATAGTGAAAGTGAAGTAACTAAAGACCGAAGTAATAAAGTACCTGCCGCTGTGCACGAAAGAacccagcagaagaaaagtaaaaatgagaaagaaaacaagtttagTAATAATGCTGTTGAGGATAAGCCTGTTTTGTATAAAAAACAAGTCCGACATAAGTCTGAAGGAAAGATGCGTCCTCGCTCCTGGTCATCGGGATCCAGTGAGGCTGGCTCGAGTTCTAGTGGTAATCAAGGTGAATACAAGGCATCAATGAAATGCATTAAAGTAAGACACAAAACAAGAGAGGTTCGAAATAAAAAAGGGCGTAATGGGCAAAGCAGGCTTGCAGTGAAATCTGGTGAAAAGGCCGATAGAAAAGTCCACAGCGGgagcagtagcagcagcagcagcgggtCCATCAAACAGCTGTGCAAAAGAGGTAAAAGGCCATTCAaagaaattggaagaaaagaagctggCGGTAATGACGGAAAAGATTTGTACATAgacagcagaaatgagaaggaatatAAAGAAGAACCCTTGTGGTATACTGAGCCGATTACAGAGTACTTTGTTCCTCTTAGCAGAAAAAGCAAGCTGGAGACTACATACCGCAACAGAGAAGATATATGTGGCATAACATCAGAAGCTGTAGAAGAGTTGTCTGAATCAGTGCATGGTCTTTGTATTAGCAACAATTATGTTCATAAAACATACCTCGCAGCAGGTACTTTCATCGATGGTCACTTTGTAGAAATGCCTGCAGTTCTAAATGAGGATATTGACCTCGCTGGGACCTCAGTTTGTTCTCAACCAGAGGACGACAAATATTTAGATGATGTTCATCTGTCAGAACTAACACACTTCTATGAAGTGGATATTGATCAATCCATGTTGGATCCTGGTGCCTCAGATACGATGCAAGGGGAGAGTCGGATTTTAAATATGATTCGacaaaagagtaaagaaaaaaatgattttgaggCAGAATGTTGCATAGTGTTAGATGGAATGGAGTTGCAAGGGGAAAGTGCAATATGGACAGATTCAACCAGCTCTGTTGGTGCTGAAGGGTGGTTCTTGCAAGACCTTAGTAATTTAGCTCAATTTTGGGAGTGCTGTTCATCTTCTAGTTCTGGCGATGCAGATGGAGAAAGTTTTGGAGGAGATTCTCCTATCAGATTCTCCCCCATCTTAGACAGCACAATGCTTAATTCACATATGCTTGCTGGCAATCAAGAGCTCTTTTCAGATATTAATGAAGGGTCTGGTATaaactcttgtttttcagtgtttgaagtGCAATGCAGTAACTCTGTTTTACCgttttcttttgaaacactCAACttgggaaatgaaaatgcagattcTAGTAGCACTGCTAATATTCTTGGGAAAACACAGTCTAGGTTGCTAATATGGACCAAAAATAGTGCCTTCGATGAAAATGAACACTGTTCCAATCTTTCAACGAGAACTTGTAGTCCATGGTCACACTCGGAAGAAACACGTTCAGACAATGAGACTTTAAATATTCCATATGAAGAATCCACACAATTTAATGCAGAAGATATTAATTATGTAGTTCCTAGAGTGTCTTCGGGTTATGTAGATGAAGAAATTCTAGACTTTTTGCCAGAAGAAACCTGCCAGCAACAAGCGAGAACTTTAGGAGAAATGCCCGCTTtgattttcaaaaagaaatctaagCTAGAATCTGTCTGTGGTATTCAGCTagagcaaaaagcagaaagtaaagaCTTCGAAACTACACAGGGGTGTAGTGCAAGCAGTCCGCATGAAGATGGCTACAGCTCAGGGGTTATTAAAGATATTTGGACAAATATGACAGACAGAAATTCTGCGGCGATGTTAGAAATAGAAGGAGTAGAAGATGAATTGTTTTCAACAGATGTAAATAActattgctgctgtttggatACAGAAGCAAAAGTCGAAACCCTCCAGGAGCCCAATAAAGCAGTGCAGAGATCAGAGTATCACCTTTGGGAAGGTCAAAAAGAGAATTTAGAGAAGAGAGCGTTTGTCTCAAATGATTTATCAAAAGTAGATGGTGGTGACTATACTACACCGTCGAAACCTTGGGATGTTAACCAAGataaagaaaactcatttataCTTGGTGGTGTGTATGGGgagctgaaaacatttaacaGTGATGGAGAATGGGCAGTGGTGCCCCCTAGTCACTCGAAAGGAAGCTTATTGCAATGTGCAGCTTCTGATGTGGTGACAATTGCTGGTACGGATGTTTTTATGACTCCGGGTAATAGCTTTGCCCCTGGTCATAGGCAATTATGGAGGCCATTTGTATCATTTGAACAGAGCGATCAATCGAAGAGTGGAGATAATGGATTAAATAagggtttttcttttatcttccaTGAAGACTTACTGGGAGCTTGTGGTAACTTTCAAGTTGAAGAACCAGGGCTTGAATACTCATTCTCTTCCTTTGACCTGAACAATCCATTTTCTCAAGTTCTTCACGTAGAGTGTTCGTTTGAACCAGAAGGAATCGCATCCTTCAGCCCTAGTTTTAAACCTAAGTCAATTCTGTGCTCTGATTCAGACAGTGAGGTTTTACACCCCAGAATATGTGGTGTTGATCGAACGCAATACAGGGCAATAAGGATTTCTCCAAGGACTCACTTTCGCCCAATTTCTGCATCTGAACTTTCTCCAGGTGGTGGAAGTGAGTCAGAATTTGAGTCAGAAAAAGATGAGGGAAGTATTGCTGTCCCTTCTCAAGTAGATGTGTTTGAGGATCCACAAGCGGATCTCAAACCTCTGgaagaagatgcagaaaaagaagggCATTATTATGGAAAATCAGAGCTCGAATCTGGAAAATTCCTTCCCAGATTAAAGAAGTCTGGAATGGAGAAGAGTGCACAAACATCATTGGATTCCCAAGAAGAGACTGCTGCGATTTTACCAGCAGGAAGCCAAGATCCATGTTTAGAATGCAGTATGAAAGAATCCCTAGATGGGAGGGTGATGGAGAGCTCTAAAGTAAACTGCAGAATAGTGGAGCCGCGAGAGGAGACTAGCAGGTTTTGCAGTTGTAAAGCAGAATGCCGTTTCCCCACTTATGAAGATAATCCTGTTTCTTCAGGAGAGCTTGAAGAG TTTCCTGTATTGAATACTGATCTGCAGAGAATGAGTGGCAGCCAggaaaagcagtgctggtgggaaAAGGCGCTCTATTCTCCCCTTTTTCCTGCGTCACAGTGTGAAG AGTGTTACACAAATGCCAAGGGAGAGAATGGTGTGGGAGAATTTGCAGATGTAAAGGAGATACCCAATGATGATGAACACCTTTTAGATTTTAACATG GTTTCTTCTGTTTATGAAGCAAGATGTGCAGATGATATCAACGCCGAGGCAAAACCAAACGGCTTCAGGAAGAAGATCTACTCCAGTGATAGCTCCAGCTCTGAGGACACCGCTTCGGAAGGTGGCAGCGAATGGGCCGATCCGTGTGAGGAGGAGCTTTTTTCTCGAACTCAACTCTAA